One window from the genome of Streptomyces sp. WZ-12 encodes:
- a CDS encoding type I restriction endonuclease subunit R, whose protein sequence is MARVDTEEAFENAVEAGLLAHKWKSGLAKTYRHELGIETDELRDFLRASQKDSWLRLQAEYGEDEDASIQRFAKRVAQQIDARGVLDVFRRGVNDRNVKIQLAYFRPAHSLAADALHEYNANRLTFVRQFHYSAKTPAKSVDIALFVNGIPTASVELKNHLTEHPQSVEDAIHQYRTDRDPKELFFAKRTLVHFAVDPTLAFLTTRLAGKKTRFLPFNTGSGGPGVTGGAGNPPTTEAQGDGAYPVSYLWEQIWDRHNWLELLERYLHVEDEQAKAGKSPSHRPGSAHAQPLIFPRYHQWHAVRKLTDHATRHGAGENYLVQHSAGSGKSNTIAWLAHRLSSLHTPEDPALLGETIRAKGVQPNEPVFDKVIVITDRRVLDKQLQDTIFQFTHTPGVVRRIDEDSTQLAEALTGSTARIVITTLQKFPFILKKVGGLGKLRYAVIIDEAHSSQGGDGSAALKKALGAKAVDADGDPLTAEALARGQQPNMSFFAFTATPKSKTLELFGTKDPVTEKPGPFHVYSMRQAIDEGFILNVLDTFITYGTYFKLQNDAVEEVERRVDPRKARSKLVRAALLSDASLAQRAKIMVDHFRSHSAGSLGGRAKAMVVTPSREHAIRLFLAIRKYVDERAATDCTPLVAFSGSLTVNDVEYTESKLNGFPEKELPGRFGYVRADDANPPSVPKPEYRILVVAEKYQTGFDQPLLTTMYVDKPLANVAAVQTLSRLNRTHPLKSQEDLFILDFANKLEIVKDAFQAYYETSLTEPTDPNLLFDRQDEVMGYQLLVEAEMDALVKAYFAAFDDGRATEDQVKKAHARLYRHTAPAVDRFNGLAAQEPEKAEEFRRALDSYVKAYGWLSHIIGFENLELERLFQYGRFLLRRLPRPDGTAAADIGETVPSHMLVKQTGAPELKLETVGAQVLPGLVAQAAGAAAEVEEKSLAEVIQSINDELGAELSTADQILLGQLVVTIAENTDMQEVALAQDEETYGRELAKDMDDFVIKQAQSNDALMVRYFDDNKVNRLFRRVATAQSYNLIRRPARREADRLATAERAAELKNRGAKPAGPSGPAAP, encoded by the coding sequence ATGGCGCGCGTCGACACCGAGGAAGCCTTCGAGAACGCCGTTGAGGCAGGGCTTCTCGCACACAAATGGAAGTCAGGTCTGGCCAAAACCTATCGGCATGAACTTGGCATCGAGACCGATGAGTTGCGCGACTTCCTCCGCGCCTCACAGAAAGATTCCTGGCTTCGCCTCCAGGCCGAATACGGCGAGGACGAGGACGCCTCGATCCAACGGTTCGCCAAGCGCGTGGCACAGCAGATCGACGCCCGCGGCGTACTCGACGTGTTCCGGCGCGGGGTGAACGACAGGAACGTGAAGATCCAGCTCGCGTACTTTCGGCCCGCTCATTCGCTCGCCGCCGACGCTCTGCATGAGTACAACGCCAACCGGCTCACCTTCGTAAGGCAGTTTCACTACTCGGCGAAGACTCCCGCCAAGTCCGTCGACATCGCACTGTTCGTCAACGGAATCCCCACCGCCTCGGTCGAGCTGAAGAACCACCTCACGGAACACCCGCAGAGCGTCGAGGACGCCATCCACCAGTACCGCACCGACCGCGATCCGAAGGAGCTGTTCTTCGCCAAGCGCACCCTCGTACACTTCGCGGTGGACCCAACCCTGGCGTTCCTCACCACCCGCCTGGCAGGGAAGAAGACCCGCTTCCTGCCGTTCAACACTGGCTCCGGTGGCCCCGGTGTCACCGGCGGTGCGGGCAACCCACCAACCACGGAGGCACAGGGCGACGGCGCGTACCCCGTCTCGTACCTGTGGGAACAGATCTGGGACCGCCACAACTGGCTTGAGCTGCTCGAGCGTTACCTGCACGTCGAGGACGAGCAGGCGAAGGCCGGCAAGTCGCCCTCGCACCGCCCCGGCAGTGCGCACGCCCAGCCGTTGATCTTCCCGCGCTATCACCAGTGGCATGCCGTACGGAAGCTCACCGATCACGCGACCCGGCACGGCGCCGGGGAGAACTACCTCGTCCAGCACTCAGCTGGTTCGGGCAAGTCCAACACCATCGCGTGGCTCGCACACCGTTTGTCGTCCCTGCACACCCCGGAGGATCCGGCGCTGCTCGGCGAGACCATCCGTGCGAAGGGTGTGCAGCCCAACGAGCCGGTCTTCGACAAGGTCATCGTCATCACCGACCGCCGAGTCCTGGACAAGCAACTCCAGGACACTATCTTCCAGTTCACGCACACACCGGGTGTCGTGCGACGCATTGACGAGGACTCCACGCAGCTCGCCGAAGCACTCACCGGGTCCACCGCGCGGATCGTCATCACGACCCTGCAGAAGTTCCCGTTCATCCTGAAGAAGGTCGGCGGGCTCGGGAAGCTCCGCTATGCGGTGATCATCGATGAGGCCCACTCCTCGCAGGGCGGCGACGGCTCGGCAGCGCTGAAGAAGGCCCTCGGCGCCAAGGCCGTGGACGCGGACGGCGACCCGCTGACCGCCGAGGCACTGGCCCGCGGCCAACAGCCGAACATGTCGTTCTTCGCGTTCACCGCCACGCCCAAGTCCAAGACGCTCGAACTCTTCGGCACAAAGGACCCGGTGACCGAGAAGCCGGGTCCCTTCCATGTGTACTCGATGCGCCAGGCCATCGACGAGGGCTTCATCCTCAACGTGCTGGACACCTTCATCACGTACGGCACCTACTTCAAGCTGCAGAACGATGCCGTCGAGGAGGTCGAGCGTCGGGTGGACCCACGCAAGGCCCGTTCCAAGCTGGTGCGTGCAGCGCTGCTGTCCGATGCGTCGTTGGCTCAGCGGGCGAAGATCATGGTGGATCACTTCCGCTCCCACAGCGCGGGCAGCCTCGGCGGACGGGCCAAGGCCATGGTCGTCACCCCCAGCCGCGAGCACGCGATCCGGCTCTTTCTCGCGATCCGCAAGTACGTGGACGAGCGGGCCGCCACGGACTGCACCCCGCTGGTCGCGTTCTCTGGATCCCTAACGGTCAATGACGTCGAGTACACCGAGTCCAAGCTCAACGGCTTCCCGGAGAAGGAACTCCCGGGGCGGTTCGGGTACGTACGCGCCGATGACGCGAATCCGCCGTCTGTACCGAAGCCCGAATACCGCATTCTCGTAGTCGCGGAGAAGTACCAGACCGGCTTCGACCAGCCGCTCCTGACGACGATGTACGTGGACAAGCCTCTCGCCAACGTCGCCGCCGTACAGACCCTCTCGCGCCTCAATCGCACGCACCCGCTCAAGTCCCAGGAAGACCTGTTCATCCTGGATTTCGCAAACAAGTTGGAGATCGTCAAGGACGCTTTCCAGGCGTACTACGAGACGTCGCTGACCGAGCCGACCGACCCCAATCTCCTGTTCGACCGGCAGGACGAGGTCATGGGCTACCAGCTGCTCGTGGAAGCCGAGATGGACGCGCTGGTCAAGGCGTACTTCGCAGCCTTCGACGACGGCCGTGCCACAGAGGACCAAGTCAAGAAGGCACACGCACGACTCTACCGTCACACAGCCCCCGCCGTGGACCGCTTCAACGGCCTCGCGGCCCAGGAACCGGAGAAGGCCGAGGAGTTCCGCCGGGCCCTGGACTCGTACGTCAAGGCGTACGGCTGGCTCTCGCACATCATCGGTTTCGAGAACCTGGAGCTCGAACGGCTCTTCCAGTACGGACGGTTCCTGCTGCGCCGGCTCCCGCGCCCCGATGGCACCGCGGCCGCCGACATAGGCGAGACGGTGCCAAGCCACATGCTGGTCAAGCAGACCGGAGCCCCCGAACTCAAGCTGGAGACGGTCGGAGCCCAGGTGCTGCCGGGTCTGGTGGCCCAGGCGGCAGGGGCTGCGGCGGAGGTCGAGGAGAAGTCGCTCGCCGAGGTCATCCAGTCCATCAATGACGAGCTGGGCGCCGAGTTGTCCACGGCGGACCAAATCCTGCTCGGCCAGCTCGTTGTGACGATCGCCGAGAACACGGACATGCAGGAGGTGGCCCTGGCCCAGGACGAGGAGACCTACGGTCGGGAACTCGCCAAAGACATGGACGACTTCGTCATCAAGCAGGCGCAGTCCAACGACGCGCTGATGGTCCGCTACTTCGACGACAACAAGGTGAACCGCCTCTTCCGGCGGGTCGCGACAGCCCAGTCGTACAACTTGATCCGCCGACCGGCCCGTCGTGAGGCCGACCGGCTGGCAACTGCCGAACGGGCGGCGGAGTTGAAGAACCGTGGTGCGAAACCCGCCGGGCCTTCCGGGCCTGCGGCACCGTAA